A genomic stretch from Aerococcaceae bacterium zg-1292 includes:
- a CDS encoding manganese-dependent inorganic pyrophosphatase — translation MSKYLVFGHKNPDTDTVASAITMSFFLERTGYEAEPVILGAVNEETAFALDSFNVEAPRIVETVANEVERVALVDHNEPQQSVTDLDAVTVDYVVDHHRIAGFETAQPLYYRAEPIGCTATILFKMFKEHEIDIPHSIAGLMLSAIISDTLLFKSPTCTKQDEFAARELAKYAEVDIEEYGLSLLKAGTNLSTKSVEDLLTLDAKTFEMNGRKVRIAQVNAIGFAEMKERKASLLEAMKATNDTNHYDLFLLIVTDVLESNSFALVAGDDVTAVSHAFKTIVTEQEFELPGVVSRKKQVVPQLTETYEAL, via the coding sequence ATGTCTAAATATTTAGTATTTGGTCATAAGAACCCTGACACCGATACAGTTGCATCAGCCATCACAATGAGTTTCTTTTTAGAACGTACCGGTTATGAAGCAGAACCTGTAATTTTAGGGGCTGTTAATGAAGAAACTGCTTTTGCTTTAGATTCATTCAATGTAGAAGCACCACGTATTGTTGAAACAGTTGCCAATGAAGTAGAGCGTGTGGCATTAGTTGACCACAATGAACCGCAACAATCTGTAACCGATTTAGATGCTGTTACCGTTGACTATGTTGTTGACCATCATCGTATTGCTGGTTTTGAAACCGCACAACCTTTGTATTATCGTGCGGAGCCTATCGGATGTACAGCAACTATTTTATTCAAAATGTTTAAAGAACATGAAATTGATATTCCACATTCGATTGCTGGTTTAATGCTTTCAGCGATTATTTCTGATACATTACTATTTAAATCACCAACATGTACCAAACAAGATGAATTTGCAGCTCGTGAATTAGCAAAATATGCTGAAGTTGATATTGAAGAATACGGTTTATCATTATTAAAAGCTGGTACAAATTTATCAACAAAATCGGTAGAAGACTTATTAACATTAGATGCGAAAACATTTGAAATGAATGGGCGCAAAGTCCGCATAGCACAGGTCAATGCGATTGGTTTTGCTGAAATGAAAGAACGCAAAGCTTCATTATTAGAGGCAATGAAAGCAACAAACGATACTAATCATTACGATTTATTCTTGTTGATTGTTACTGATGTTTTAGAAAGTAATTCATTTGCTTTAGTGGCTGGTGATGATGTGACAGCAGTTAGTCATGCATTTAAAACGATTGTTACTGAACAAGAATTTGAATTACCTGGTGTTGTTTCACGGAAAAAACAAGTTGTACCACAATTAACAGAGACATACGAAGCATTATAA
- the trmD gene encoding tRNA (guanosine(37)-N1)-methyltransferase TrmD — protein MKIDVLTLFPEMFTPLNESLMKEAQNKGKLSLHLHNFRAFAVNKHGHVDDYPYGGGAGMLLRVEPIVQALESIEKTENTRVVLVDPTGVPFTQQMANDWAKEEHLVFICGHYEGFDERIRDYVTEEVSLGDYVLTNGELPTMVMIDSTVRLIPDVVGNAHSIVEESHQRHLLEHPQYTRPREFRGKSVPDVLLSGHHENIAKWQSKEAIRKTYKRRPDLLKKADLTPQEHEWLQEIMKENEL, from the coding sequence ATGAAAATTGATGTGTTAACATTATTTCCAGAAATGTTCACGCCTTTAAATGAATCTTTAATGAAAGAAGCACAAAATAAAGGAAAATTATCTTTACATTTACATAATTTTAGAGCATTTGCGGTAAATAAACACGGTCATGTTGATGATTATCCCTATGGCGGCGGGGCAGGCATGTTGCTGAGAGTTGAACCGATTGTCCAGGCACTTGAATCAATTGAAAAAACTGAAAATACGCGTGTAGTACTCGTTGATCCAACCGGTGTTCCTTTTACACAACAGATGGCCAACGATTGGGCGAAAGAGGAACACTTGGTCTTTATATGTGGCCATTATGAAGGATTTGATGAACGTATTCGTGATTACGTGACAGAAGAAGTTTCGTTGGGAGATTATGTACTAACAAATGGTGAATTGCCTACTATGGTAATGATTGATTCAACCGTGCGCTTGATACCCGATGTGGTCGGTAATGCGCATTCGATTGTTGAAGAATCACATCAACGACATTTATTAGAACATCCGCAATATACACGGCCTCGAGAATTCCGTGGTAAATCTGTACCGGATGTCTTATTAAGTGGTCACCATGAGAATATCGCAAAATGGCAATCAAAAGAAGCAATTCGTAAGACCTATAAAAGGCGACCGGATTTACTTAAAAAAGCAGATTTAACCCCTCAAGAACACGAATGGTTACAAGAAATTATGAAAGAAAATGAGTTGTAA
- the rimM gene encoding ribosome maturation factor RimM — protein sequence MKVRIQHMYKIGRIVNTFGIRGQVKVIADTDFPEERFKAGSSLYLLKDNQVIETLTVAAAQLHKGTYLVSFENYTNINQVEPFKNLWLAIDASQQQPLSEDEFYHHQIIGLNIVTTEGEVLGKVKEILSLGSNDVWVVKRIQPNTKDALIPYIDDVVKSVDLANATATIELMEGLIDDEN from the coding sequence ATGAAAGTGAGGATACAACACATGTATAAAATTGGACGAATTGTCAATACATTCGGTATTCGTGGTCAAGTTAAAGTGATTGCAGATACTGATTTTCCGGAAGAACGTTTTAAGGCAGGTTCAAGTCTCTACCTGTTAAAAGATAATCAAGTGATTGAAACATTAACAGTTGCGGCAGCGCAACTGCACAAAGGTACTTATTTGGTTTCCTTTGAAAATTATACGAATATTAATCAAGTGGAGCCGTTTAAAAATTTATGGTTAGCCATTGATGCGTCACAACAACAACCCTTATCAGAAGACGAATTTTATCATCATCAAATTATTGGATTAAATATCGTTACAACCGAAGGGGAAGTACTGGGGAAAGTAAAAGAAATCTTATCACTAGGCTCCAATGATGTTTGGGTAGTCAAACGAATACAACCCAATACAAAAGATGCACTGATTCCGTATATTGATGATGTTGTGAAATCAGTTGATTTAGCCAATGCTACCGCAACAATCGAGTTAATGGAAGGACTAATTGACGATGAAAATTGA
- a CDS encoding MFS transporter, with amino-acid sequence MIHLLLVTIYLAFISLGLPDSLLGSAWPIMNPLMNVPLSFAGIVSMIISCGTIVSSLQSDRLTKWLGAGKVTAFSVLLTAIALFGFSMSTQFWMLCLWAIPYGLGAGSIDASLNNFVALHYKSHHMSWLHCMWGLGAATGPYIMAYALTHGFGWQGGYWIIGIIQAILTFIIFMSLPLWKTHHALITEEGQAEYQPLSLKQILLIKGTKEVMISFLAYCAIESVVGLWASSYFVLHKGIPEDVAASYAALFYIGITVGRAISGFLTFKFSDEQMIKIGSSIIFIGIIGLILPGTPNIVSLISVVTIGLGCAPIYPSIIHMSPRYFGKGRSQAIIGVQMASAYLGTLVMPPLFGWLGQSFGMWILPFFILIIAILMVIMVQRFIQLYESEDTTHV; translated from the coding sequence ATGATTCACTTATTATTAGTAACTATTTATTTGGCATTTATTAGCTTGGGATTGCCCGATTCACTATTAGGCTCTGCTTGGCCAATTATGAATCCACTGATGAATGTTCCTTTGTCTTTTGCTGGAATTGTCTCGATGATTATCTCTTGTGGTACGATTGTTTCGAGTTTGCAAAGTGACCGTTTGACAAAATGGTTAGGTGCAGGTAAAGTGACTGCGTTTAGTGTGCTGCTAACAGCCATTGCACTGTTTGGTTTCTCAATGAGTACTCAGTTTTGGATGTTATGTCTATGGGCAATTCCTTATGGACTTGGCGCTGGAAGTATCGATGCTTCATTAAATAATTTTGTCGCTCTTCATTACAAAAGCCACCATATGAGTTGGTTACATTGTATGTGGGGCTTAGGGGCCGCAACAGGTCCGTATATTATGGCTTATGCGTTAACGCACGGATTTGGTTGGCAAGGTGGCTACTGGATTATCGGTATTATTCAAGCTATACTGACATTTATAATATTTATGAGCTTACCACTATGGAAAACTCACCATGCGCTTATCACGGAAGAAGGGCAAGCAGAGTATCAACCTTTGTCATTAAAGCAAATTTTGTTGATTAAAGGTACGAAAGAAGTTATGATTAGTTTCTTAGCCTACTGCGCGATTGAATCGGTTGTTGGCTTGTGGGCAAGTAGTTATTTTGTTTTACATAAAGGTATCCCAGAAGATGTCGCAGCATCATATGCCGCATTATTTTATATTGGAATTACTGTTGGGCGAGCAATTAGTGGCTTTTTAACGTTTAAGTTTTCTGATGAACAAATGATAAAAATTGGTAGCAGTATTATCTTTATTGGTATTATTGGTCTGATATTACCTGGAACGCCAAATATTGTTTCACTAATTAGTGTAGTAACGATTGGTTTAGGATGCGCACCTATTTATCCAAGTATTATTCATATGTCACCACGTTATTTTGGAAAAGGGCGCTCTCAAGCAATCATCGGTGTACAAATGGCGAGTGCTTATCTGGGAACTTTAGTGATGCCACCGCTTTTTGGTTGGTTAGGACAAAGTTTTGGTATGTGGATACTGCCGTTTTTCATCTTAATCATTGCGATTTTAATGGTTATTATGGTTCAACGTTTTATTCAATTATATGAAAGTGAGGATACAACACATGTATAA
- a CDS encoding NFACT family protein, with protein sequence MTFDGFFTRALVNELAERLIGGRISKIYQPFERELQIVIRNQRQNYRLSASIHPTYYHLGLTDERPSNPTHAPMFCMLMRKHLENAIVLDLRQVDNDRIIEMELSGLDELGDKQTYRLIFEMMGRHSNILLVNPKKETIIDCIKHVAPSLNTYRGLQPGALYVTPPKNSQQTNIFTINHLEQWANAHQDILANGQGHRIIEGLGILGSRQLAEWIATENVAPADALRKLMEATSNVSPTLYESSNRLNFYFMRLPHLEGEQTRFDTLSELVQVFFQQKIHQDRIKQLSGDLTQKLEHIIQRNQTKLIKLEEDRKVAIAAEMYRIKGELLTSYAYQIEKGVDSVTVENYYDDNHPITIALDSRLSPIENSQQYFRRYTKYRDSLHYIDEQVTLATQENDYLEGILVQLQQADIEDIEDIKAELSQEGYVSQRKSSIKKRAKSTSSPRIYQSEDGVRIYVGRNNQQNDELSLKKAAKNHWWLHAKNIPGSHVIIESDKPSDETITLAAELAAFYSKFSQSAQVPVDLLQVKHLRKPNGAKPGYVIYEGQNTVYVTPDAEKLKQYEVK encoded by the coding sequence ATGACTTTTGATGGTTTTTTTACCCGAGCTTTAGTTAATGAATTAGCTGAACGATTAATCGGCGGAAGAATTTCTAAAATATATCAACCTTTTGAGCGCGAGTTACAGATAGTGATTCGTAATCAACGCCAAAATTACCGTCTAAGTGCTTCAATACACCCTACCTATTATCATTTAGGATTGACAGATGAACGCCCAAGTAACCCTACGCATGCACCAATGTTTTGTATGTTGATGCGTAAGCATTTAGAAAATGCAATCGTATTAGATTTAAGACAAGTTGACAATGACCGCATTATTGAAATGGAACTCAGCGGCTTAGATGAATTAGGCGATAAACAAACCTATCGTCTGATTTTTGAAATGATGGGGCGACATAGTAATATCTTGTTAGTCAATCCGAAAAAAGAAACGATTATTGATTGCATTAAACATGTTGCTCCAAGTTTAAATACGTATCGTGGCTTGCAACCAGGTGCCCTATATGTAACACCACCTAAAAATTCACAACAAACAAATATTTTTACTATTAATCACTTAGAACAATGGGCAAATGCGCATCAAGATATTTTAGCTAATGGACAAGGGCACCGAATTATCGAAGGATTAGGTATCTTGGGAAGTCGCCAATTAGCTGAATGGATTGCCACAGAAAATGTGGCGCCGGCTGATGCATTGCGAAAATTGATGGAGGCGACTAGCAATGTCTCCCCTACCTTATATGAATCATCCAACCGTTTGAATTTTTACTTTATGAGATTACCTCATTTAGAAGGTGAACAAACAAGATTTGATACATTATCTGAATTAGTTCAAGTCTTTTTCCAGCAAAAAATTCATCAAGACCGGATTAAGCAGCTCTCAGGCGATTTAACACAAAAATTAGAGCACATTATACAGCGCAATCAAACTAAGTTGATAAAGCTTGAAGAAGACCGTAAAGTGGCAATCGCTGCTGAAATGTATCGTATTAAAGGAGAATTATTGACGTCTTATGCGTATCAAATTGAAAAAGGTGTTGATAGTGTAACGGTGGAAAATTATTATGACGATAATCACCCCATTACTATCGCATTAGATTCTCGATTATCACCAATTGAAAATAGTCAGCAATACTTTAGACGTTATACAAAGTACCGCGATTCCTTGCATTATATCGACGAACAAGTTACTTTAGCGACTCAAGAAAATGATTACTTAGAAGGTATACTTGTTCAACTTCAACAAGCAGACATTGAAGACATCGAAGATATCAAAGCAGAACTATCTCAAGAAGGATATGTTTCTCAACGTAAATCTTCAATTAAAAAGCGTGCTAAATCAACCTCTTCTCCTCGGATTTATCAAAGTGAAGATGGCGTGCGCATCTACGTTGGACGTAATAATCAGCAAAATGATGAATTAAGTTTAAAAAAGGCAGCTAAAAATCATTGGTGGCTTCATGCAAAAAATATACCAGGATCACATGTTATTATTGAAAGTGACAAACCAAGTGACGAAACCATTACGTTAGCAGCAGAATTAGCAGCCTTTTATTCAAAATTCAGCCAGTCTGCTCAAGTTCCAGTTGACCTACTGCAAGTAAAGCATTTACGAAAACCTAACGGAGCCAAGCCTGGTTATGTCATTTATGAGGGGCAAAATACCGTCTATGTTACTCCAGATGCAGAAAAATTAAAACAGTATGAAGTGAAATAG
- the pyrR gene encoding bifunctional pyr operon transcriptional regulator/uracil phosphoribosyltransferase PyrR — translation MTENLLLDAAAINRTLKRIGHEILERNKSIEDVVLVGIKTRGEFLAQRIAEKIYEIEHEQVPVEVVDITFYRDDLTHATVSEDPEVLQAEFVCNLTDKRVVIVDDVLYTGRTVRAAMEAILAQSRPSHIQLAVLVDRGHRELPIRADFVGKNVPTSKTERIDVRLEEVDKQPDHVVIVKP, via the coding sequence ATGACAGAAAATTTATTGTTAGATGCTGCTGCGATTAATCGTACACTAAAACGCATTGGACACGAAATTTTAGAACGTAATAAGTCAATTGAAGATGTTGTCTTAGTAGGAATCAAAACACGTGGCGAATTTTTAGCACAACGTATTGCGGAAAAAATATATGAAATTGAACATGAGCAGGTGCCGGTAGAAGTGGTGGATATTACCTTTTACCGTGATGATTTAACGCATGCGACTGTCTCAGAAGATCCAGAAGTGTTACAGGCTGAATTTGTATGTAATTTAACGGATAAGCGGGTTGTAATTGTTGACGATGTCTTGTATACAGGACGAACGGTTCGTGCAGCAATGGAAGCTATCTTGGCGCAAAGTCGACCGTCTCATATTCAATTAGCTGTGTTAGTCGATCGGGGCCACCGCGAACTACCGATTCGTGCAGACTTTGTCGGAAAAAATGTGCCGACGTCAAAAACTGAACGAATTGATGTACGTCTAGAAGAAGTAGATAAACAGCCGGACCACGTTGTCATTGTTAAGCCATAA
- a CDS encoding DUF1904 family protein codes for MPQLIFKGLKTQEVAQLSATLPSILSRLTDTPEDYFTFELVTSTFFNQGKQVEMYPLVEIKQFNRGLAIEQKMAEVIQAAVYSFDYSECEVYFTHIEPENYYE; via the coding sequence TTGCCTCAATTAATTTTCAAAGGTCTAAAGACACAAGAAGTAGCACAACTGAGTGCAACCTTACCATCAATATTAAGCCGGTTAACGGATACGCCAGAAGATTACTTTACATTTGAATTGGTTACATCAACATTTTTTAATCAAGGGAAACAAGTTGAGATGTATCCATTAGTCGAAATTAAGCAATTTAATCGTGGTTTAGCAATCGAACAGAAAATGGCTGAAGTCATTCAGGCAGCAGTCTATTCATTTGATTATTCAGAGTGTGAAGTCTATTTTACTCATATTGAGCCTGAAAATTATTATGAATAA
- a CDS encoding rhodanese-like domain-containing protein gives MDLLIFILATITLAILAYGAYLLYLWYIRKQSAILIEAEDLEAKRPGAQIIDLREAPEFDARHILGARNLAMSQFPQRYKEIRKDKPVYLYDENMNLAPRAARILKKNGYNNIFILKNGFSTWGGKIRSTK, from the coding sequence ATGGATTTATTAATTTTTATTTTAGCAACAATTACTTTAGCGATTTTAGCATATGGTGCTTATTTATTATATCTATGGTATATTCGTAAACAATCTGCAATTTTAATTGAGGCAGAAGATTTAGAAGCCAAACGACCTGGTGCCCAAATCATAGACTTACGTGAAGCACCTGAATTTGATGCGCGTCATATTTTAGGCGCACGCAATTTAGCGATGTCACAATTTCCACAACGCTATAAAGAAATTCGTAAAGATAAACCCGTATATCTATACGATGAAAATATGAATTTAGCACCACGAGCAGCGCGTATTTTAAAGAAAAATGGCTATAATAATATCTTTATCTTAAAAAACGGCTTTTCTACATGGGGTGGCAAAATTCGCTCAACTAAATAA
- a CDS encoding ROK family glucokinase, with the protein MSKKIIGIDLGGTSAKLAILTPEGDIQKKWSVETNILNKGIAIVPNIIESIQEQLALLNLTPDDFYGIGMGSPGKVDAKAKTVIGAYNLNWSELQEVGKQFEEAFGIPFYIDNDANVAALGEQWKGAGNGEPDVVMFTLGTGVGGGVVINHQLVRGAGGTAGEVGHIFVDEKHRFDCTCGNAGCLETVASATGIVKLARQYSNEFAGASAIKERIDSGEAVTARDIFDAAKDDDTFSEHVVEEFARYLGIATSHIANILNPQIIVLGGGVSAAGKYLLEKVEKYHKECSFPQVRDVTKLELAQIGNDAGVIGAARLVPTK; encoded by the coding sequence ATGTCAAAGAAAATTATTGGTATTGATTTAGGTGGTACATCTGCAAAATTAGCTATCTTAACACCTGAAGGGGACATTCAAAAAAAATGGAGTGTTGAAACCAATATTCTGAATAAAGGGATTGCGATTGTACCAAATATTATCGAGTCCATTCAAGAACAATTGGCGTTGTTAAACTTAACACCAGATGACTTTTACGGTATAGGCATGGGTTCTCCTGGAAAAGTCGATGCAAAAGCAAAAACAGTTATTGGTGCTTATAATTTAAACTGGAGTGAGCTACAAGAAGTAGGCAAACAATTTGAAGAAGCATTCGGCATTCCATTTTATATCGATAATGATGCTAATGTTGCTGCACTGGGCGAACAATGGAAAGGCGCCGGTAATGGCGAACCTGATGTCGTGATGTTTACGCTGGGCACGGGTGTCGGTGGCGGTGTTGTTATTAATCATCAATTAGTACGTGGTGCTGGTGGTACTGCGGGTGAAGTTGGGCATATTTTCGTTGATGAAAAACATCGTTTCGATTGTACTTGTGGTAATGCAGGATGTCTGGAAACAGTAGCTTCGGCTACAGGTATTGTCAAGTTAGCTCGTCAATACTCGAATGAATTTGCTGGCGCAAGTGCTATTAAAGAACGCATCGATAGTGGTGAAGCAGTTACTGCACGTGATATTTTTGATGCGGCAAAAGATGATGATACGTTTAGCGAACACGTAGTTGAAGAATTTGCACGCTATCTAGGTATCGCAACTTCCCACATTGCTAATATCTTAAATCCACAAATTATTGTACTTGGCGGTGGTGTGTCGGCAGCGGGTAAATATTTATTAGAAAAAGTTGAAAAATATCACAAAGAATGCTCATTCCCACAAGTGCGTGATGTAACAAAATTAGAATTAGCACAAATCGGTAACGATGCCGGAGTCATTGGGGCAGCCAGATTAGTTCCAACAAAATAA
- a CDS encoding rhomboid family intramembrane serine protease, whose amino-acid sequence MKNPNWWKRTSVVTYIFIALNLLIYFLMIIIWGTTESSRVLLHAGAMFRPIIIQYNQWWRLFTAGFIHIGIEHLLMNLLSLYFVGMELERITGHWRFLCIYLLSIVGGNTLSFALSSSSVVSAGASTGIFGLFAAYVVLAKLYPLSSYLQERGKTFSMLIIANIVLNLFSGTIDMWGHIGGAVFGALATLMIGIPKSGKQNLVRRLQIITVVIILFVLLIFIGINRTI is encoded by the coding sequence ATGAAAAATCCAAATTGGTGGAAACGAACGTCTGTTGTTACCTACATATTTATCGCACTGAATTTACTCATCTATTTTTTGATGATTATTATTTGGGGCACAACTGAGTCATCACGAGTACTTTTACATGCTGGCGCTATGTTTCGACCAATTATTATCCAATACAATCAGTGGTGGCGTCTCTTTACTGCAGGGTTCATTCATATCGGTATCGAACATTTATTAATGAATTTATTATCACTGTATTTTGTCGGCATGGAATTAGAACGTATTACTGGACACTGGCGATTCTTATGCATCTATTTGTTGTCTATTGTAGGTGGTAACACATTGTCCTTTGCTTTATCCAGTAGTAGCGTAGTCTCCGCAGGTGCAAGTACCGGTATCTTTGGTTTATTTGCAGCGTATGTTGTTTTAGCAAAATTATATCCGCTTTCTTCTTATCTACAAGAACGTGGCAAAACATTTTCGATGTTAATTATTGCTAATATTGTATTGAATCTTTTTTCAGGTACAATAGATATGTGGGGTCACATCGGTGGAGCTGTTTTTGGTGCATTAGCAACATTGATGATTGGTATACCAAAATCAGGAAAACAAAACTTGGTTAGACGCTTGCAAATTATTACTGTAGTCATAATATTGTTTGTATTATTAATTTTTATCGGTATAAATAGAACTATTTAA
- a CDS encoding 5-formyltetrahydrofolate cyclo-ligase, whose translation MTQLSKNTLRQSILQKLSNLDETLRKQWEYDLYQQLIDEVKLHDYQSIACIYSMEPEINFHPLIGQLQQMGCDVYLPCIEANYQLCFRQYCVGDSLKRVFKSIYQPLNTAPQRPASEIDLIIVPGLLFNQSGYRIGFGGGYYDRLLARYSHLNTISLTFPIQVTHKIDLLIEPHDRRIKHLIIAQNSY comes from the coding sequence ATGACACAATTATCTAAAAATACACTTCGTCAGTCGATTTTACAAAAACTCTCGAATTTAGACGAAACGCTGCGAAAACAATGGGAATACGATTTATATCAACAACTCATTGATGAAGTTAAATTGCACGATTACCAATCTATTGCTTGTATTTATAGCATGGAACCAGAAATCAATTTTCATCCATTGATTGGACAACTACAACAAATGGGGTGCGATGTCTATTTGCCATGTATAGAGGCAAACTATCAATTATGCTTTAGACAATACTGTGTGGGAGATTCATTAAAACGTGTCTTTAAATCCATTTATCAGCCACTAAATACAGCGCCTCAACGACCGGCCAGCGAAATTGACTTAATAATTGTACCGGGGTTACTTTTTAACCAATCAGGCTATCGTATTGGCTTTGGTGGTGGTTACTATGACCGGTTATTGGCTCGCTATTCACATTTAAATACAATATCTTTAACATTTCCAATACAAGTCACTCATAAAATTGATTTACTTATTGAACCACATGATAGACGCATAAAGCATTTAATTATTGCTCAAAATTCATATTGA
- the rplS gene encoding 50S ribosomal protein L19 produces MSKLIEKITSSQLRSDVPEFRPGDTVRVHALIVEGERERVQIFEGLVIKRRGAGISETYTVRKISNGVGVERTFPVHTPRVAKLEVVRKGRVRRAKLYYIRKLSGKAARIKERGR; encoded by the coding sequence ATGAGTAAATTAATCGAAAAAATTACTTCATCACAATTACGTAGCGATGTTCCTGAGTTCCGCCCTGGAGATACAGTGCGTGTTCATGCCTTAATCGTTGAGGGTGAACGTGAACGTGTGCAAATTTTCGAAGGTTTAGTTATTAAACGTCGTGGTGCAGGCATCAGCGAAACTTACACTGTTCGTAAAATTTCAAACGGTGTTGGTGTAGAACGTACTTTCCCAGTGCACACTCCACGTGTTGCCAAGTTAGAAGTTGTACGTAAAGGTCGCGTACGTCGTGCTAAACTTTACTATATCCGTAAATTATCTGGTAAAGCTGCACGTATCAAAGAACGCGGTAGATAA
- a CDS encoding undecaprenyldiphospho-muramoylpentapeptide beta-N-acetylglucosaminyltransferase — protein sequence MKRIAFTGGGSIGHVSVNIALIPYFQKKGYETFYIGSKNGIEKEMISELENVPYYAISSGKLRRYFDLKNFSDPFKVMKGIADAVHILKRERPDFVFSKGGFVSVPVAMAAKLLKIPIVLHESDVTPGLANKISIRFANHIFTTFEQTAEHLPENLATPIGSIIRDNLFSGDKEKGLQLSGFSKEKPILLVMGGSLGSKVINDAIRTNLEQLLSHYQIIHLTGKGLIDNSLQRPGYQQYEFVTNELNDILAMTDLVVSRAGSNSIFEFLALKIPMLLIPLSGQASRGDQLLNAAYFEKQGYALVLEEEAVTSQTLMEQLSKLEQQSPEIKAMMATYNTQTSLDDFYQLILKYTNQ from the coding sequence ATGAAACGAATAGCATTTACCGGCGGAGGCTCGATTGGCCATGTTTCCGTAAACATCGCATTAATACCATATTTTCAAAAAAAAGGCTATGAAACATTTTACATTGGTTCAAAAAATGGCATTGAAAAAGAAATGATTAGCGAGTTAGAGAATGTACCTTACTACGCAATAAGTAGTGGTAAGTTACGCCGCTATTTTGACCTGAAAAACTTTTCAGATCCATTCAAGGTAATGAAAGGAATCGCAGATGCTGTCCATATTTTAAAACGCGAACGCCCAGACTTTGTGTTTTCAAAAGGTGGTTTTGTTAGTGTGCCTGTTGCGATGGCTGCTAAATTATTAAAAATCCCGATTGTCTTACATGAATCCGATGTAACACCCGGATTAGCGAATAAAATTAGTATTCGTTTTGCTAATCATATTTTTACTACCTTTGAGCAAACTGCCGAACACTTACCAGAAAATCTCGCTACACCGATTGGTTCAATTATACGTGATAATTTGTTTAGTGGTGATAAAGAAAAAGGTTTACAATTAAGTGGTTTTTCAAAAGAAAAACCTATATTACTTGTTATGGGAGGGTCTCTTGGGTCAAAAGTAATTAATGATGCGATTAGAACAAATTTAGAGCAGCTATTATCTCACTATCAAATTATTCATTTGACGGGTAAAGGATTGATTGACAATAGTCTCCAACGGCCAGGCTACCAACAATATGAATTCGTAACCAATGAATTAAATGACATTTTAGCCATGACGGATTTAGTTGTGTCTCGAGCCGGCTCGAACTCAATTTTTGAATTTTTAGCACTGAAAATTCCGATGTTATTGATTCCACTATCTGGCCAAGCTAGTCGTGGCGACCAATTACTAAATGCTGCGTATTTTGAAAAGCAAGGCTATGCTCTTGTATTAGAAGAAGAAGCAGTTACCTCTCAAACATTAATGGAGCAACTGTCCAAACTTGAACAACAATCACCTGAAATAAAAGCAATGATGGCTACGTATAATACTCAAACATCTTTAGATGATTTTTATCAACTAATTTTAAAATATACTAATCAATAA